Below is a genomic region from Medicago truncatula cultivar Jemalong A17 chromosome 3, MtrunA17r5.0-ANR, whole genome shotgun sequence.
ACTCCTCAAATAAATACTTTTGGTCTAACAACAACCCATGCCTAACCTCTTCTCTCACCACTACTCCCCTCCCTATAACCATGCTGATGAGTCTAACTAACTTCCCAATTCAGCAATGTAACTAATTTCCCCCCACCCACAGCCCtccttttttttgttgcttattGAGTATAGATCTTCCAGATCATGAGCCTTCTGGGGTTCATGTCCAATAATTAGGCCCAAATTGCCAAACTGGGGAGTCTTCATAAACTCATGGAATCTCCATAGACTCCAATCATAAAATTGTATGAGTTTGCTTAATATAAAAAGtgatgtttaaaaaataaatcaaagcaTCTAAACACAGTTCAATACTACGTGCTTAGAAAACATTCAAAATGCTaagttgttaataaaaaaaacacaataacaaTTTAAGACCCATGACAGCAAAGATGAAAACAACACAGCTCCTCAAAGAAAGACTTCCTTTATCTAAAAACAACTAAATGACTAATCTCCTCTCTCACTACTACTCTACCTCAGAACCACATTGTTTGACCAAAATAAACCAGGCCAACTATAGCCTTCATAGTTTGTTTCTCCAACATTTGATTCATCTCTTGTGGCCGAGGCTGTTTTCTAACGAAGCAAATTTAGTTTCCAATGATCCAAATCTATCCGCCATCTTTGCTTTGATGCGCGTGAAATTTTAAAGTGAAATGAAAGCGTAAGGCTTATCATCAATAGTGGCATgaaaagacattttgaaagcaTCAGATTGGACCCATATTTGGCAGGTCCGACCAATTGATGGAACACTCAAAATAGGAATTGATGCAAGACTGTTAcataaacaaaaggaaaatctACGCTCTTACAAGAGAATACCAAATCCTCCGCTTCTAAGATAATTACTCTATGACTAACCTCCTCTCCTTATAATCATGGTCTTTCTAAGGCTCACGTCCAGTCCACGCTTTGTTCAATTCCACTGCTTACATCATGTAAAAGCACAAAACTTAAATCATTCGCTGAGGTAGTGGAGCATTGTGCAATGTCTACTGCATGCTCTGTGATAATTTGGTTGTGTGGTCTTCCCGCTGTTTCTCAAGCAAAGCCAACTTCACTGACACCGACAACAGAAGCGTCATACAAATTGCAACAAGGTTTACCGTAAATAGTGCAGGTCAATTGTCACTCTATCAAGGAATCGTGTAACCAAGGAATTATCACTCTATCTCATGTCTTGACATTTGTTTAGACTACAGATTGATGTCATCTTCACCAAATCTTTGACATGTCAGTGTCATGTTTTCCTAGTTAGAAGAATGATGTCTATAGACTTACTAGCATCAATTTGAGGAGAGATGTCAATGGAATTTATTGGCAAATTCTCTGGTTGTTTAAAACGTAAACTTGTAAACATTGATCAGCTAGCTATTTAAAGCCAGCAAAGTTTGTATGCGACTGTTTAGCTAATTTACGGTCTAGTATATAAGCACATCGAATAATATTTGAATGAGAATTCTCCTGCAGGAGAAAAAGACCACAAAGCTTGCCTGCACTTTTGTGAGCTTAAAGTAATTCAAAATAGTCAGTTCTTAGGGAATgtttgaattggcttattttagtttatctactggcataagtTTTGTTGCGAGACTGTTTGGGAGGACTTACGAAAACAATTTCTGACATtggtcataagttgttttcagcttaacAGCTTATGTTCATAAGTTCTCCTGtacagcttatgaaaacaacttatagcttatatttaacttaattttatcttttttctggAGAAATAGCTTATAGATAACTTATATCTTGCGAGAGATTGTCGTACCTCGTAAATATAGGAATTCTTTACCGATTTTCAAGTCGAACAACAAAACAAGGAAATCAACAATTAACAAATCAAATGAGCAATAAAGTAAGTACCTCCACTCTCCTTCGTCATAAGGAGAATAATCAATATCTTCTTTTCTAACGCAATTGAACATCAAACCAGCAAGAGAAGCAAAAATTCCTTCGAAAACAACAATCAAAAGCACAATCAGTGAATTGAAACCCTAAAAGTCTAAAACtaaaagatagagaaaaagagagagacgTGAAACTCACCAGGAAGGTAGTGAAGGAAAGGAACGGTGGTGGAGCTACATACGACGGCGTCGAGCCAGATCCACCAGCCGGCACCGAAAACTGCTCCGGCGACGCCAGGACCGAAAATCGCCCATAGTTCGATTAAGTCCATTTTCGGTTCTACGTTACACGTAAACTCAAGCAACAGAAGAGGTAACTCGCGTGTCCTAGATATTCTACTCTACTTCTTTTACCTAACTAGATCAAGGTTAAGGAACACACATTTTATGTTTTAGAGTTTTGATTGAGAAATCGAGTGAATCATTAACTTGTCTTCTGAATTTGCAAGCAAGGGTCAAAATTGTCCTcaaattttgcgaaatatcaattTCGTCCTTGAAATTCTCTCACGTCCATCCCTCGTCAAAAGATCcattagggtccgtttggttcgagagttttggaggggaggggagggaaggggaggggggatttttaatttgaagtgtttggttcaatttttagaagggaagggaaggggagcaaatctctttaaaattttattgcattgccataattatccttaaattaatttcaaatctcaatattaaccttgtaacaacttttattattattagattatattatttttgtaacaatcttattattattattaggttatcttattcttgtaacaattattattattattttgttatattttccttgtaacaatttttattattatataatctacCACTCTTATTTGTTAGATGTACAAACTGCTCTTACTACTACTTTGTTGTTGTCAACGACTGCTTGAGACTTCCTCCAAAGTGAATTGTGAGTAATTTCATCATCTCATTGTCTATATCGTAGTATTATTAATTACATCGTTATTGATTCGCTACTTTATTATCCTTGTTTAATCGTTATCGTTGTTGGAACtttattgtttaaattgttGCTTTATCCTTACGGTGGCTTGTTTGTTtcatagtgtttttttttcttatggtaTTGATCCATTCATTTGagagtattgtttttttttcacttaTAAAATCGttgaagtctttttttttttgatgaaatcgttgaagttttattattattattattttattttaattcaacttattatacttgttgttgcttgttttttttttcacagtTAATTCACCTATCCATGTCTTGTTGTGTAAAATCTTgaccagaattttttttcactacACAACCTTACTATTATCGGATTAGCTGAATATAACTCGTAATCattgaatcaaattgaaaatgaaattcactaaaaacgcacatagttttaaaaaaataaaataatttaccaTGAGAAcagaaatatacaaataaaattttgcataaaatagcTACAGCCTACAGGCAAACGAACAGTAAAAACTCAGGACATGTTTACATTTCACATGTTCCCACTTAAAACCTCTCTCAAGCATGCTGATGCTGGCTATTGAACTTGTTCCTGTTGGCACACTACATTATCCATCCTCAAAGCTgtgcattatttttattgatactTATTGTTGTTGGAGTATCAGATACAGCTTATATAAAATGCAAATCTTCACTTCTAGCTAAAATAGGATAATCACAACCTAGTAGTGTTTTTTTTCACTGTTAATTCACCGATCCTACATGTCTTGTTGTGTAAAATCTTGGCTTTATTTTTCTGTACATTAATCTATAtgctttgtttcattttttttatcttccatatatctatacattaatcatgattttttttttcttttttacgttctgcttttctttctatatgctttgtttcatttttttttcttccatatattGATCATGGCCtcgtttatatataaatatgtttgttgTAGTTTATTACATGTCTATATGTAATTGTAGTATAAGAGTTATATAAtctagaaattaattttatgcgATTAGATGGATCATCAAGATCAGGAAATTGCTATCAATAGATGGTTTGATTTGCGCCGAAGAGCTATAGCTCAGCTTATGTGTGCTATCAATAGATGGTTTGATTTGGAGAGCTTTGATGCTCCTGATTATGACTTTACTTTACCTGAAACACAATCATATGATCCTTCAACCATGGCAAGTGGTGGAAAAAGGAAGAGATTGAAAGTGGCTAAGAATAAAGAGACATACAATGATATTATTGAACTTAAAGAGTCAATGAAAGTGGTTGCAGAGGCACTCAGAGAAGGAAATGCTGCAATACGGGAAGGAAATGAAATAACGAGAGAACGTCATAAACACGAGTTGCCTCCAATTTCAGGAGAAGAGACTTGGAATTTATTAGAGGAGTGTGGATGTGACCCAAATTCATTGCCTAAGATATATCGTGTTGTCATGAAAGATGTAGACATACTTAGAATGATTCTTCAGTGTCCACCCAAAGCACGCAAAGCAGTCATAATGGAAACTGTCTTTGGTTCTTCTGATTGATCATACTATGATGgtgttatgatgtttatgagtttttttagggagactgttttgttatgatgtttatcattattttttttaaggagaaatagTTAACAGTAGTCATAGTCACTTTCATGTGTCTTATTTGTTCATATGCAacaaatttcatttatcttacaattgttaattaataagcactatccatgattttgaaaattcttatgTCATATATTTAAGAGCTATGCTATTTTTTACGAAAGTAATTGGAAAAAAATGCAAGGATTACAAAGAAttgctcttataaaaaaaatattacaaagaaTTGCTCCGATaaaaaaaggcaaaaaaaaaaaaaaacaatatgatgCTTGGAGCAAAATACATGAGCCAGTTTAAGATAAAATAGCGGCTTAGATGTGTGCTTGTCTTTGTCAGTTTATGAAATCGTAAAAACAaacagtttcttttatttaattaagtttaagggtaaaacggtaaaatactgttaaaatccctcccctccccttgtgaaccaaacacacttttaattaaaaatatctccCCTCCACTCCCCTCCgtaaaaatccctcccctcccctcccctcctaattctcgaaccaaacggactCTTAGTGATGCTGAGCTGGCTCCCTGCATGTTGTGTTGTCATATACACGTGTCAAAAAGAAAGTCACGTACATGTCACCTTCATCGCCTTCtcctctccaaaatcatcatcatcgccGGCGATCAAcgatgaatttttgaagaacGAAACGGTCTTTGATTAAGGTAAGTCTCACGTCCATCTTACCTTCTGCTCTTTTGTTCTGGTTGGTTACTATATTTGATAGTGGTGGAAATACATAAAATGTTGATGCAGCAAATGGTGGAAATGTTGTAAATGTTGATGTTGCAAATGGTGGAAATGTTGATGCTGCAAATGTTGCAAAGATCAAGTTGTGTTTTCTGcgttttgtattttgttttacaaAGCTTGTCTTTCAAGGACCAAACTGATAGTTAGttatataattcaaggactgatttgatcttttttaaCATAAACTTGGGATTGATTTGATGGATAGCCATAAAATTTAAGGACTaatctgatgtaaatattttgACAGAAAGGTTTCATGAagattcatcttcaacctcttttcattacaacattacacaCGTCTAGTACAATTCAGAAGCATGTTCACAAACTCAAACAAGCAAACCATGACTGTTAAAAACTCAATCAACCTACGCTCAATTCCTAAAGTATCAACTTTGTCCATCAATCTCGCCCTCCAAACAACTTCATTCTCACTTTCCTTTGACTTGAACGTGAAGATCgattaataaacatttttttgccCATACACTCACCCCCATCATTTCGGATTCAATTACAACAGTTTTGTTTGAAGGAATTTCGGGGATTTTTTGATTTcagattcaataaaaaaattaggattttaGGTTATTTTAATTGGGGAAGAATGTTACCACTAATTATTGGAagattttttggaaattttggaGTGTGGATTAAATATTGTATAATTATGGTTCCTATTTTATacatttggggaagaaatagtCATTGGGGAAGAGAGACGTTGGTGAATATGATATTCTTACATTTTCTGCAAATCagtcaaattagtccttgaaaATGTTGGTTACAATCGGCCATATTAACCACTGCTTGTGTGGCGTCTGACATGGCAGTCCATGTGAGAGGTTAACGACCATATCAGCTCCGTTAACACCCCAGTTAATTGgaagactaaattgattgacattttacaaattcagggacgaaattgatattttgcaaaatttagGGACGATTTTGGTTGATGCTTGCAAATTTAGGgacgaagttgatgattcactcttaagaaatctaaattttattttgaaaatataaaatattattttttatcaagtaatgattactcaatttttttattaaaacttatTAGTTTTGGATGTTTAACTATTGTCCTTggtgtgtcaaaaaaaaatcattgtccTTAGGGCACTAGTTAATAATCTTCTATGTTTTAACACAAATTTTCAAACTCTTACCGAATCAAATAAAGTAGGTTGAAAAAtgtgtgtttcttgcattttaataaTAACGAATGAAAACTAATTGCGTCttgttaactattatttttcGTGAGCTTAGGTgagttgataaggacaatgtATGACATATGCTAGTTTCAGGGTTTGaaactaaaaacttaaaaaactattgcttccaatatttatttattttttgacaaactcAAGATtctagttaaaaaaatttaaatcaaaaaattatttttaaaaaaataaaatacttccaattttcaaacacaaaatatgaaaatatttattttaaggttCTCCCAAAGATCATCAATAACTCATCAAATTGTACACGAGCCGACTTTACAATTCcgttttaaaaataactttttttttaaggaaggaaaATTATACCATGCATTATTCCATTATTCTATTTTCTCTTTAATGgattttttagtaattttttatttttgcattggATAGTATGAGTCAGATACATATTGAGTGGACACACAGTAGATAGCAGGTAAGTTGCACGCTTTCACCTTCAGCATCATGCTTGCCACGTGTCTATCATTATGTGGCACACGCTACATAGCGTGTGCCGTCACAACACCGTATAGAATACTCCGCTTATAAAAATATCTACCTCCCTATAACAGCCTGCAAAAAACgcaaactttctctctcttctctttctcgctcttctcactctctctcgtacgtttttaatttttacaattttatttttcatttaatttctctttctttctttgtagcCCCCATCGTGAAAACGAAATCGAACTACacgaaacaaaaacaataataataactcaTCTAAGAAAACGGATccgaaagaaagaaaaaacaataactgAAAACCCTAACCCTAGAAAAAAACGGGGCTTATCCTCTTCTTCCCAAAACCGAATCCAACAATTTCGAttccctttctctctccaaattaGGGTTTTCAATTTCTATAATGGAATGCTTTCGTTCATCTGCATCTTCTTATTGCCGGCGCCGATGACCGGAACCGGAGAACGATGCCACCGCCGCAACAACATGACGGAGCAAAAATCATCTGCCTGTCCGGCCGCCGCTCCGGCGGGAATCTCCACCGCTGATTTGGAGATTGATTACTTCTCGCAGGCGAGGAAAGTGCTGAGCGAGCGTTCACCGTTTGATGTTATCGAGGAACCGTCGACTTCTGCGGCGGTGGAGGTTACACTGCCGAGTGGTTTAGCGAGTTTGTTGAACCGTAACGGGGATAATAAGAAGCGTCAGAAGAAGTTGAATtccggtggtggtggtgataagaagaagaagaaatcgtCGAGGGCGAATGAGAAACGTGGTTTTAATGTTTGGGTTGAGACGGAGGAGTATTTTAGGGACTTGAATTTGAATGATATTGATACGTTATTGCAGGCTTATACTACGACATATAGTTTAGTTTCGAACGAGTGTTTTAAAATTCCGCATTTGGATAATGGTTCTAGGTTTAGTGTAGTCAGTAGTGAGAATGAGAAGAAGATTTTTCCATTGTTGAATGTAGTTTCTAATGAGAATGAGAATGCGGATGAGAAGAATGATGTCGAAGAAGTTAATAATGAGAATGAGAATGGTTGCTTGGTAATTGAGTTAAGTGACGTTGTTGAATTGGAAAGAGCTTTGCCGAATAACGATGACAAGAATTATGATGATTCTGAGAATTCTGTTGGTTTAGAGTGGTTTTTAGGTAGCAGGGATAAGGTATTTTTAGCTTCTGAGCGCCCATCGAAGAAAAGGAAACTTTTAGGTGGTGATGCCGGGTTGGAGAAAGTTAAAATGAATAGTCCAAGGGACGGGGACCAACCTTATTGTCATTATTGTGGCAGGGGAGATTCGGACACTGATTCAAATCGGTTAGTAGTATGCGCTTCTTGTAAAGTTGCGGTTCATAGGAAGTGTTATGGTGTGCAAGATGATGTAGATGATTCATGGTTGTGCTCTTGGTGTTCGAAGCAAAAGGGTGATGTTGATGACTCGGTGAATCCTTGTGTTCTTTGCTCAAAGAAGGGTGGCGCTTTAAAACCGGTTTATAGTGCTGTTGATGGTGTCGGGTCTTCGCCGTTTGTGCACCTTTATTGTTGTCTGTGGATGCCAGAGGTTTATATTGAAGATTTGAAGAAGATGGAGCCTGTTATGAATGTCGGAGGGATCAAGGAAAACAGAAGAAAATTGATGTGTAATATTTGCAAATTGAGATGTGGTGCATGTGTTCAGTGTACTCATGGTATGTTTTGTCGTCTTGTATTAAGCAATTTTCATTTATCTAGCGAGCATTTTAGTGTCTCAAAGCTATAGCTTATTGTGCATCTGTTAGGACTCTGATCGGATTTGTTCAACACTTTTTAGTTTTGACTTTTGACTCACATAATCCTGTATATTTGTCTATTGTAATTTGATTGTTGGTTCACATTTTTCTTGCTTGTGGTAATATCGAGAGTTGGCTTACTTTGTTCAAAGATGATTTTGTGTCTTAGGCTTAGTGCAGTGGATGAAAATAAGTTCAGTTTCTACACTAATTAATTGCAATCTTTACTACTATACAATTTCCAATTTCACGTTATCTTGGTGCAGACTATGTATTTTTACATCTTGGCGGCATATCTGCTCTAAAATCGGCTATTCATTAATTACATGCTTCCACATGTATAATTCTGTGCTGGTCAAAGTGTTATAATATCATCCGATTGATAAAAACGCTAAGAATTATTTTGTCTGTCTAAAGTTGAAGAACATTAGTTATTCTGCCTGATCTATTCTAGTGATAACTGTTAAAATACTAATTTCGTTATACATTAGAGTTGTATTATACAATATGTTGCGCACTTCAAGAGTGCAAGTGTTTGGAGACTTTTCACGTTCCTTTTGCAAAGAAAAGGAAACTTTATGTGCaccaaattatgttttttttttttatttcataattgTACCAGACTACCTGTCCCAAAAAACTGTGTAATTAATCAAATTGAGGGTTAacttctttctatttttcttattgCAGTTTCATACAATTCAATTTTGAAGTGAATATCCCAgtcctttattttttcaatcttGTACTGAATATTGACAGTAGTATCTAATCTGGACAATCGACTTGTAGTTTATGCCTATTCATTGATTGGAAAATGCTACACATGACCTTGAAGCATCTAATCTGGACCATTGACTTGATTATTCCTATTCATTGATTGAAAAATGCAAATCATGGAGTGACTATGTAGCTTACGAGTTTCAACTGGATTAGATGTTGTTGGAGTTGTTTGACTTGTTGATTATTCATATTCATTGAtttaaaaatccaaatcatggaGTGACTGTGTAGCATATGCAGAGTTTAAATTGGATTAGATGTTGTTGGAGTTGTTTGACTTGTTGATTATTCctactcatttatttaaaaatgcaAATCTTGGAGTGACTATGTAGCATAATCAGAGTTTAAATTAGATTagatgttattgttgttttcttcaGGTGTCTTCTAGGTCTGTTTCTTGCCGGcgtgtaatatatatatatatatatttgtaaattTTTGCATTTTGAATCATCTTTGGATGAACAAGGATATTTATGGCTTTTTTTTAGCATGTGCAGCGTATTCTTTTTGTCAATGAACCTCGAGTTTAAAAGGCAGGCATTGTAGAATTTGCAATGTGTCTGTTTGATGACAAATTGTGAAGACTGTGTGTTAGGATAGCATTACTTGTCGTTTTTGCATTTGCTGATGAGTAAGTGTAAGGATGGATTGATTTTGGTATTGAACATGTGGCAACCTCCCATCTTTGCATTTTTgataaaatctattttaaaaattactaaagatatgATATACTAAATCAACTCATGGGACCTAACTAAATGCTATTCTTGTAAGTAGGCTGTTTTGGcctttaaaatgattatgttaaCTACCACAGACAGTTGCTTCATAGGTAGATCTTTGATCTATTGAGATGTTGCATTTGGATTCAGTCTTTCATGTAGGATTTTCCGAGCAGTGAATATTAGCATAcatacttcttttttttcttttcattttttatgaagtgtCATGTTTGATCAAGGTTCCGTGGTTTGTGCACTTCAGCCGTTGTCTCCTACCTTGTTTCTAATGTTAGTATGAGTATCTCAGTGTTCTTCTTTTGATCTGGTGTGTAACTTGTTGGTGCTAGTTGACATTCATAATCATAACTATCTTATGCTCTTCAAATTGTTTTAGCTCATAACTTTTTCCTTCTATATGGTCTTTTCAGGATCCTGCAGAACTCCTTTCCATCCTTTATGTGCAAGGGAAGCTAGACATAGAATGGAGGTTTGGGCAAAGTACGGCAATGATAATGTGAGTTCTTTGTAATTTTCAGAACTAAATCTTCCTGTCTCCTTTCCAGTAAACAAGGAGACAACAAATCAAGCAAGTTGTTGATTATCAATATTGGATTAGTTTATAATCTGCCAATAGTAAAtagtccctttttttttttctccaagtTACAGTTTTGTCACAAGAGTTGATTATCGTGTACCTTTGTATGTTATACTTTGTCAGATTGAATTGCGGGCTTTTTGCTCGAAACACTCAGATCTACAAGAGAACAGAAGCATCTTGCCTTTGGGAGGCTCTATTCCAGTTGGCAGTGAATTTTCAGAAGCTAATGACCTTCCAGTGAAAAGTGAACACAGTATAAAAATTGGTTTCGGCAATGGAGTGTTAGAGTCTGATGGTAATTCTGACAAGTTGAACCATAATGATGAACCTCCGAATGGAGGATTGTCTGTCGGTACGATTAGCGCACAAAATATGTTGGTATGTGGCGCTGCGCAACCACATAATATGGGTGTGGCAGGGAGAACCAATGAGAAGGTTGATAGCTCTAATTCCCCCAGTTTTGCACTTGTTTTGAGAAAGGTATTCTGCACATCATTAACATACACTGTTTACAGTGAAACTATAATTTTGtagacaattgttttttttccttctttttccaTGCTTATTCTAAGCTGACATTCACTTTTTGCCAGTTGATAGAGAAAGGGAAAGTTGATGTAAAAGATGTTGCATTGGAGACTGGCATTTCCCCAGATACATTAACTGCAAATATCAATGTAATGCTCGAAATTTATCATGCCTACTTTGTGAAAAATGATTAtttgaacaaaattaattttatttttatgctttaaaCATTATACTTGCAGGAAGCTCATATGGCCCATGATGTGCAACACAAAATAGTCAATTGGTTAAAAGCCCATGTGTATACTGGTGCATTTCAAAAATCGGCTATTGTATCCATGGATGAAAGTGGAGCTTCAGCTGGTTCTGATACTTCACCGTTATCTGATTCAGGCTTGCTCGATCCTGTTGCTGTTAATGTTAAGTCTGTACCACCAAGGAGAAGAACTATCAATAACATTAGGATTTTGAAGGACAATAAAGTGATATGTTCATCTGAGGGGGTTACTACTAGTGACGGTGGGGGGTCAATTGAAAAGTCCTTGGTTTGTCAGCCTGAGTGTGAAAATCCAGGAAGTTCTAACAAAGCATCAGTTCCCGATGCCACTGACATGGTAATTTTATGACCTGGTCTATTTGGGTTGGAAAacatttttaagttttatttccCGACTACGTTAGCCTTGCTATGCATAGCCGGTCCCAAGCTCTGATAAAAGGAGAGAGTTGTGTTAGGCAGTCGACAGCCAACGTATAACATGGATCGATAcataataatgttttttgtaTTTCCTGTTTTTACTAACCACTCATAGTTCCAATCATGCTCTGTccttttcattttgtttcaaGATTTCCAATATTTGTAATGTAGTAAGGTAAAAAACCCTGacatatttgaaattatttgt
It encodes:
- the LOC11412638 gene encoding uncharacterized protein isoform X1; this translates as MLSFICIFLLPAPMTGTGERCHRRNNMTEQKSSACPAAAPAGISTADLEIDYFSQARKVLSERSPFDVIEEPSTSAAVEVTLPSGLASLLNRNGDNKKRQKKLNSGGGGDKKKKKSSRANEKRGFNVWVETEEYFRDLNLNDIDTLLQAYTTTYSLVSNECFKIPHLDNGSRFSVVSSENEKKIFPLLNVVSNENENADEKNDVEEVNNENENGCLVIELSDVVELERALPNNDDKNYDDSENSVGLEWFLGSRDKVFLASERPSKKRKLLGGDAGLEKVKMNSPRDGDQPYCHYCGRGDSDTDSNRLVVCASCKVAVHRKCYGVQDDVDDSWLCSWCSKQKGDVDDSVNPCVLCSKKGGALKPVYSAVDGVGSSPFVHLYCCLWMPEVYIEDLKKMEPVMNVGGIKENRRKLMCNICKLRCGACVQCTHGSCRTPFHPLCAREARHRMEVWAKYGNDNIELRAFCSKHSDLQENRSILPLGGSIPVGSEFSEANDLPVKSEHSIKIGFGNGVLESDGNSDKLNHNDEPPNGGLSVGTISAQNMLVCGAAQPHNMGVAGRTNEKVDSSNSPSFALVLRKLIEKGKVDVKDVALETGISPDTLTANINEAHMAHDVQHKIVNWLKAHVYTGAFQKSAIVSMDESGASAGSDTSPLSDSGLLDPVAVNVKSVPPRRRTINNIRILKDNKVICSSEGVTTSDGGGSIEKSLVCQPECENPGSSNKASVPDATDMNLTKSEDIFHEVQGNADDLYKSSLSVCVSEQNSTACLQNASMLSDPHIPAHSASEPPLPGFIKLEAISSYAHPYINKKLLQIRSGLPSENLMAGLSGCRNSFVESSGANNCPSSENQQLICTDVSKPDPVKMEQLVRDEQMQLTEFYSEDELECDLIYFQHRLLQEAVAKKRLAENLVYNVAKSLPQEIDKTHQQRWDAVIASQYLRDLREAKKQGRKEKKHKEAQAVLAAATAAAASSTRVSSFRKDTIDESMQPENSLKLDALCGRTGPCSQPMPRAKETLSRVAVTRASSEKYSDFSLPRSDISKEQRKSCDICRRFENVLNPILVCSGCKVAVHSVCYRSVKETTGPWYCELCEDLLSRSSGPSAINSWEKPYFVAECALCGGTTGAFRKSSDGQWVHAFCAEWFFESTFRRGQIDAIEGMETVPKGVDICCICHRKHGVCMKCCYGHCLTTFHPSCARSAGLFIIMRTAGGKMQHKAYCEKHSSEQRAKAETQKHGVEELKSIKPIRVELERLRLLCERIVKREKIKRELVLCSHDILAFKRDHVARSVLVRSPFVLPDGSSESATTSLKATTEGYRSCSEARQRSDDVTVDSSVSAKHRVRVSVSIDTDPKLDDDCSTSQSHYNHKIPEKMQFSGKQIPRRASATSRNISEEDAWRSKSRKLQTNESFGKELVMTSDEASMKNSRLPKGYAYVPADCLSNDKQSNEDVYASGPGERDG
- the LOC11412638 gene encoding uncharacterized protein isoform X2; this translates as MLSFICIFLLPAPMTGTGERCHRRNNMTEQKSSACPAAAPAGISTADLEIDYFSQARKVLSERSPFDVIEEPSTSAAVEVTLPSGLASLLNRNGDNKKRQKKLNSGGGGDKKKKKSSRANEKRGFNVWVETEEYFRDLNLNDIDTLLQAYTTTYSLVSNECFKIPHLDNGSRFSVVSSENEKKIFPLLNVVSNENENADEKNDVEEVNNENENGCLVIELSDVVELERALPNNDDKNYDDSENSVGLEWFLGSRDKVFLASERPSKKRKLLGGDAGLEKVKMNSPRDGDQPYCHYCGRGDSDTDSNRLVVCASCKVAVHRKCYGVQDDVDDSWLCSWCSKQKGDVDDSVNPCVLCSKKGGALKPVYSAVDGVGSSPFVHLYCCLWMPEVYIEDLKKMEPVMNVGGIKENRRKLMCNICKLRCGACVQCTHGSCRTPFHPLCAREARHRMEVWAKYGNDNIELRAFCSKHSDLQENRSILPLGGSIPVGSEFSEANDLPVKSEHSIKIGFGNGVLESDGNSDKLNHNDEPPNGGLSVGTISAQNMLVCGAAQPHNMGVAGRTNEKVDSSNSPSFALVLRKLIEKGKVDVKDVALETGISPDTLTANINEAHMAHDVQHKIVNWLKAHVYTGAFQKSAIVSMDESGASAGSDTSPLSDSGLLDPVAVNVKSVPPRRRTINNIRILKDNKVICSSEGVTTSDGGGSIEKSLVCQPECENPGSSNKASVPDATDMNLTKSEDIFHEVQGNADDLYKSSLSVCVSEQNSTACLQNASMLSDPHIPAHSASEPPLPGFIKLEAISSYAHPYINKKLLQIRSGLPSENLMGLSGCRNSFVESSGANNCPSSENQQLICTDVSKPDPVKMEQLVRDEQMQLTEFYSEDELECDLIYFQHRLLQEAVAKKRLAENLVYNVAKSLPQEIDKTHQQRWDAVIASQYLRDLREAKKQGRKEKKHKEAQAVLAAATAAAASSTRVSSFRKDTIDESMQPENSLKLDALCGRTGPCSQPMPRAKETLSRVAVTRASSEKYSDFSLPRSDISKEQRKSCDICRRFENVLNPILVCSGCKVAVHSVCYRSVKETTGPWYCELCEDLLSRSSGPSAINSWEKPYFVAECALCGGTTGAFRKSSDGQWVHAFCAEWFFESTFRRGQIDAIEGMETVPKGVDICCICHRKHGVCMKCCYGHCLTTFHPSCARSAGLFIIMRTAGGKMQHKAYCEKHSSEQRAKAETQKHGVEELKSIKPIRVELERLRLLCERIVKREKIKRELVLCSHDILAFKRDHVARSVLVRSPFVLPDGSSESATTSLKATTEGYRSCSEARQRSDDVTVDSSVSAKHRVRVSVSIDTDPKLDDDCSTSQSHYNHKIPEKMQFSGKQIPRRASATSRNISEEDAWRSKSRKLQTNESFGKELVMTSDEASMKNSRLPKGYAYVPADCLSNDKQSNEDVYASGPGERDG